A part of Kitasatospora acidiphila genomic DNA contains:
- a CDS encoding AfsR/SARP family transcriptional regulator has product MELQVTPHNAVLRFQVLGPVQAWRDEQSLALGSPQQQAVLSALLLHRGRPVTTQELVDGLWGDRPPPQAVAALRTYISRLRTVIEPGREARTPARLLVSVRDGYALRIPDESLDLAVFDSLLSEASLGRQEGSLEKAHQLLGSALALWSGQPLAGLPGPYADAQRQSLVELQIAAREERCAVALEIGLHAEIVSELNHLTSEHPLRERLRELLMLALYRSGRQAEALNIYSATRKLLIDELGVEPGAGLAAMHSRILSADPTLMDSLGESRIPVSDSGSQIAPTPPAQLPADVSDFSGRTALVSDLRALLRGASGQAVVVTSLAGIGGVGKTTLAVHVAHGVRSEFPDGQLYVDLRGVSATPADPAVVLGDFLFALGVTDSPESFEQRVALYRSMLADRRMLIMLDNAHDVQQVTPLIPGVAGCAVLVTSRSRLAGIPGAHLFDVEELTPEEALQLFGAIAGQHRLEAEPDAAMAVVTSCGFLPLAVRIAAARLASRPRWTVADLARRLADQRRRLDELQLGNLAVETTLGLGYGQLSPAEARAFRLLALVDCPDLPLSAVAALLGTSEDEAEDIAEALVEANMLECFTPGRYRYHDLLRLFAQKQREKIADLADTQAALLRLLALLVSTVRSAAQILEPDDQLIEPLQVLTHPGNHLSGEDAARTWLRSELALILSTIEQSINSTPELLRLAIDLLVSLNSLVEEPTHATRIRSTLMVADAAATEGEDVEALARVRFALAFFAYLTGEYPTAERFFRECLNLIGAQAPGLRVAASSALGSVLTARQPADALPFLCEARDLATSLARMGNAARIQGNIARVYLKLEQWDDAVESAQSALTTARSSRNVRSLADAHYQLGIVLRATGFPAEAASQLREAHHLFQDQQQRLWEGLSLARLADCMLADGQPDDASTAAAEALAISLEMDFAYCQGLANAALGEALLRLGHPSRGLACLSEAYEVFTRLGVPEGQAVRVLIDEQHTEPPSSSAAP; this is encoded by the coding sequence ATGGAGCTTCAGGTAACGCCGCACAATGCCGTGCTGCGCTTCCAGGTGCTCGGACCCGTCCAGGCATGGCGTGACGAGCAGTCACTCGCACTCGGTTCGCCCCAGCAGCAGGCCGTGCTCAGCGCCCTGCTACTGCACCGCGGCCGACCCGTCACCACCCAGGAACTGGTCGATGGGCTCTGGGGCGACCGCCCGCCGCCGCAGGCAGTGGCTGCTCTGCGTACGTACATCTCGCGACTACGAACCGTCATCGAGCCCGGGCGTGAGGCACGGACGCCGGCCCGACTGCTGGTTTCGGTACGAGACGGATATGCATTGCGCATTCCGGACGAATCGCTCGACCTTGCCGTTTTCGATTCGCTACTGAGCGAGGCCTCCCTGGGCCGCCAGGAGGGAAGCCTGGAAAAGGCTCACCAACTGCTCGGCTCTGCGCTTGCGCTGTGGAGCGGCCAACCGCTGGCCGGGCTCCCCGGCCCGTACGCGGACGCCCAGCGCCAGAGCCTGGTGGAGCTTCAGATCGCAGCGCGGGAAGAGCGCTGTGCTGTGGCCCTGGAGATCGGGCTCCACGCCGAAATCGTCTCGGAATTGAACCACCTCACCTCGGAGCATCCGCTGCGTGAGCGCCTGCGGGAACTGCTGATGCTGGCGCTGTACCGCAGCGGCCGACAGGCCGAGGCGCTCAACATCTATTCGGCGACTCGGAAGCTGCTGATCGACGAGCTCGGTGTGGAGCCCGGCGCCGGCCTCGCTGCGATGCACTCGCGGATCCTTTCCGCCGACCCGACGCTGATGGATTCCCTAGGGGAATCACGAATTCCGGTCAGTGATTCCGGCAGCCAAATCGCCCCCACCCCGCCAGCTCAACTTCCTGCCGATGTCTCCGACTTCAGCGGTCGAACGGCCCTTGTCTCAGATCTACGCGCGCTGCTGCGAGGGGCTTCCGGCCAGGCGGTCGTGGTGACCTCGCTCGCGGGGATCGGCGGCGTCGGCAAGACGACCCTGGCCGTACACGTCGCGCACGGCGTGCGCTCCGAGTTTCCTGATGGGCAGCTCTACGTGGACCTGCGTGGTGTCAGTGCGACACCTGCGGATCCCGCCGTCGTGCTTGGTGACTTCCTGTTCGCGTTGGGGGTCACGGACTCTCCCGAATCCTTCGAGCAGCGAGTGGCGCTCTACCGCTCAATGCTGGCCGACCGGCGCATGTTGATCATGCTCGACAATGCCCACGACGTACAGCAGGTCACCCCGCTGATCCCCGGCGTAGCCGGGTGCGCGGTGCTGGTCACCAGCCGCTCCCGACTGGCCGGCATCCCGGGTGCGCACCTCTTCGACGTCGAGGAGCTGACCCCCGAGGAGGCACTTCAGCTCTTCGGTGCGATCGCCGGGCAGCACCGGCTGGAGGCCGAGCCCGACGCGGCCATGGCCGTGGTCACCTCCTGCGGCTTCCTGCCGCTCGCGGTCCGCATCGCGGCCGCCCGGTTGGCCAGCCGTCCCCGCTGGACCGTCGCCGACCTCGCTCGGCGGTTAGCTGACCAGCGGCGCCGCCTGGATGAGTTGCAGTTGGGCAACCTCGCGGTCGAGACCACCTTGGGTCTCGGCTACGGGCAGCTCAGCCCTGCCGAGGCGCGGGCCTTCCGCCTGCTCGCCCTGGTGGACTGCCCCGATCTGCCACTCTCCGCCGTCGCCGCGCTGCTCGGCACCTCCGAGGACGAGGCCGAGGACATCGCCGAGGCGCTGGTTGAAGCGAACATGCTGGAGTGCTTCACCCCTGGGCGCTACCGGTACCACGACCTGCTGCGGTTGTTCGCGCAGAAGCAGCGGGAGAAGATCGCGGACCTGGCGGACACTCAGGCGGCGCTGCTGCGGCTACTCGCGCTGCTGGTGTCGACGGTGCGCAGTGCTGCCCAGATCCTGGAGCCCGATGACCAGTTGATTGAGCCTCTGCAGGTACTCACCCACCCTGGCAATCACCTGAGCGGTGAAGATGCTGCGCGCACCTGGCTCCGGAGTGAGCTCGCCCTCATCCTCAGCACCATCGAGCAGTCGATCAACAGCACGCCGGAACTGCTCAGGCTGGCCATCGACCTCTTGGTGTCGTTGAACTCGTTGGTCGAGGAGCCGACGCACGCCACCCGCATTCGTAGCACCCTGATGGTCGCAGATGCCGCCGCGACCGAGGGCGAGGACGTCGAGGCCCTCGCCCGGGTGCGCTTCGCGCTGGCCTTCTTCGCCTACCTGACAGGTGAGTACCCGACGGCCGAACGGTTCTTCCGGGAGTGCCTCAACCTCATCGGCGCCCAGGCCCCAGGGCTGCGCGTCGCGGCTAGCAGTGCGCTAGGAAGCGTCCTGACGGCACGGCAACCTGCCGACGCCCTCCCATTTCTATGTGAAGCCCGGGACCTAGCGACCAGCCTTGCCCGTATGGGAAACGCGGCTCGAATCCAGGGAAACATCGCACGCGTCTACCTGAAGCTCGAACAGTGGGATGACGCGGTCGAGTCCGCCCAGTCTGCCCTGACCACTGCACGCTCCTCCCGCAACGTTCGCAGCCTCGCCGACGCTCACTATCAACTCGGCATCGTCCTCCGCGCCACCGGCTTCCCAGCCGAAGCGGCGAGCCAGCTCCGCGAGGCCCACCACCTCTTCCAGGACCAGCAGCAGCGCCTTTGGGAAGGTCTCTCACTCGCTCGCCTCGCCGATTGCATGCTGGCCGACGGCCAGCCGGATGATGCGTCGACGGCTGCCGCCGAAGCGCTGGCCATCAGCCTGGAGATGGACTTCGCCTACTGCCAGGGCCTAGCCAACGCCGCCCTGGGCGAAGCCCTCCTGCGCCTCGGCCACCCCTCCCGTGGCCTGGCGTGCCTCAGCGAGGCGTACGAGGTGTTCACGCGGCTCGGTGTGCCCGAGGGCCAAGCAGTCCGGGTCCTCATTGACGAGCAGCACACCGAGCCTCCTTCTTCCTCCGCAGCGCCGTAG
- a CDS encoding class I SAM-dependent methyltransferase, which yields MGQISDPARGEARPGPTRRSAARALQAVAFDAIGARYGEAFPAKNGQLAAGRRLLDELAPGDRVLDIGCGTGDPTVRQLAEAGMAVTAIDLSDGMLSLARRTLPDAAAYHRMDLYDLSTDRAESAWGVPELGPAGARSFAAATAFFSLIMLPQQEIRVALNRIRKLLRPGGLLVLGLVEADLDDCPMVFLDQQLRISGFLREELATALHRVGFTVEELNGRPYAPACTALPPEEQLFLHCRKTTRNQAENP from the coding sequence ATGGGGCAGATATCGGATCCGGCCCGGGGTGAGGCGCGGCCTGGCCCCACGCGCCGCAGTGCTGCGCGGGCACTGCAGGCGGTGGCCTTCGACGCGATCGGTGCCCGGTACGGCGAGGCGTTCCCGGCCAAGAACGGCCAGCTCGCGGCGGGTCGACGGCTGCTCGACGAGCTGGCGCCCGGTGACCGGGTGCTGGACATCGGCTGCGGCACCGGCGACCCGACCGTTCGTCAGCTCGCCGAGGCCGGCATGGCGGTGACCGCGATCGACCTGAGCGACGGCATGCTCTCGTTGGCCCGGCGGACGCTGCCCGATGCCGCCGCCTACCACCGGATGGACCTGTACGACCTGTCCACCGACCGGGCCGAGAGTGCCTGGGGCGTGCCCGAGCTCGGGCCTGCCGGGGCTCGCAGCTTCGCGGCGGCCACCGCGTTCTTCTCGCTGATCATGCTGCCGCAGCAGGAGATAAGGGTGGCGCTCAACCGGATCCGCAAGCTGCTGCGGCCGGGTGGCCTGCTGGTGCTGGGGCTGGTGGAGGCGGATCTGGACGACTGTCCGATGGTCTTCCTGGACCAGCAGCTGCGGATCAGCGGGTTCCTGCGCGAGGAGCTGGCCACGGCGCTGCACCGGGTGGGCTTCACGGTGGAGGAGCTGAACGGTCGGCCGTACGCGCCGGCCTGTACCGCGCTGCCACCGGAGGAACAGCTGTTCCTGCACTGCCGGAAGACGACCCGGAACCAGGCCGAGAACCCGTAG